The Anastrepha ludens isolate Willacy chromosome X, idAnaLude1.1, whole genome shotgun sequence genome includes a window with the following:
- the LOC128869593 gene encoding ATP-dependent DNA helicase pif1-like, giving the protein MITLLNNFCTFAQSKEALIQSVFPNIVQHYKNHDWLSERAILAGKNKHVNDINSAILDQISGDIVAYKSMDTITDQDDVVNYPTEFLNSLDLPGLPPHNLRLKIGAPIIMLRKINVPRLCNGTRLAVKKLMGNVIEATILKGKYKGEDVLIPRILLIQTDLPFDFKRLQFPIRLAFAMTINKAQGQFLQICGINLEYPIFSDGQLYVACSRVGKPSSLFIYAKDGKTKNVVYQKVLQ; this is encoded by the coding sequence atgataacattgcttaacaatttctgcacttttgcacagtctaaagaggcattgatacagagtgtatttccaaacatagttcaacattacaaaaaccatgattggctcagcgaaagagcaattttagctgggaaaaataagcacgtcaatgatataaattcagcaattttagatcaaatatctggtgacatagttgcgtataagtcaatggacactattactgatcaagatgatgtcgtaaattatccaactgaattcttaaactcactcgatttgccaggtctaccacctcataatttacgattaaaaattggagcaccgattattatgctgcgcaagattaatgtgccccgactttgcaacggtaccagactcgctgtgaagaagctaatgggtaacgttatcgaagcaacaattttgaaagggaagtacaaaggagaagacgttttgatacccagaattctaCTGATTcagacggatttaccattcgatttcaaacgtttgcagttccctattcgccttgccttcgctatgacaattaataaggcgcaaggacagtttCTACAAAtatgcggtattaatttagaatacccaattttttctgatggacaattgtatgtagcttgctcacgagtaggcaaaccatcgtcattattcatttatgcgaaagatggaaaaaccaaaaacgttgtctaccaaaaagtgttacaataa